A part of Crassostrea angulata isolate pt1a10 chromosome 5, ASM2561291v2, whole genome shotgun sequence genomic DNA contains:
- the LOC128182747 gene encoding THAP domain-containing protein 10-like isoform X2, producing the protein MDGVNSGGKGRRMCVAGGCSRRKSDGVSLHQFPFDRPAILRQWTAFVHNSRKNWNGPTKASVLCSAHFTEDSYPAKYRLMESVGVPVQRKELERDAVPTIQTKRPHGDETPVLGKRRAEDDISPAILTSTPKKPRRAFLKRESQRILLDFEMQKESALAESNEDPLQTDGSAENFLSQIIDQVADTPTPPKKETRSVGSQLSMPKPQRRSLFTQTKWKTCDKGVQAVEKVTTREIGISCNLLPAPPLGAQPINVPTLDESFATEETDSIQDEVEDPDESFQSIESDDTDGSDLG; encoded by the exons ATGGATGGAGTAAATTCTGGCGGCAAAGGACGAAGGATGTGTGTTGCTGGAGGCTGTAGCAGAAGAAAATCCGATGGTGTGAGCTTACATCAGTTTCCATTCGATCGTCCTGCTATTCTTCGACAGTGGACGGCCTTTGTGCACAACTCCCGGAAAAATTGGAACGGTCCTACGAAAGCATCTGTGCTTTGTTCTGCCCATTTCACGGAGGATTCTTACCCAGCCAAGTATCGCCTAATGGAGTCGGTTGGAGTTCCCGTCCAGCGGAAAGAGTTGGAAAGAGACGCTGTTCCAACTATACAGACTAAACGTCCCCATGGAGATGAAACACCTGTATTGGGAAAACGTAGGGCTGAAGACGACATATCCCCTGCAATCCTGACCAGCACACCCAAGAAGCCAAGGAGAGCTTTTCTCAAGAGGGAATCTCAGCGG ATTTTGCTGGACTTCGAGATGCAGAAGGAGAGTGCTCTTGCAGAGTCTAATGAGGATCCTTTGCAGACTGATGGAAGTGCAGAAAACTTTTTGTCTCAGATTATAGACCag GTTGCAGATACCCCAACTCCCCCCAAGAAGGAGACCAGATCTGTCGGGTCTCAACTTTCTATGCCAAAACCCCAGAGAAGATCACTTTTCACTCAGACAAAGTGGAAGACTTGTGATAAAG GGGTACAAGCTGTTGAAAAGGTGACAACGAGAGAAATAGGAATAAGTTGTAATCTACTACCAGCCCCTCCTTTAGGAGCACAACCCATAAATGTTCCAACACTCGACGAGTCGTTTGCCACTGAGGAAACTGACAGCATCCAGGATGAGGTAGAAGATCCTGATGAATCCTTCCAGTCCATCGAGTCTGATGACACTGACGGAAGTGATCTAGGGTaa
- the LOC128182747 gene encoding THAP domain-containing protein 10-like isoform X1, protein MDGVNSGGKGRRMCVAGGCSRRKSDGVSLHQFPFDRPAILRQWTAFVHNSRKNWNGPTKASVLCSAHFTEDSYPAKYRLMESVGVPVQRKELERDAVPTIQTKRPHGDETPVLGKRRAEDDISPAILTSTPKKPRRAFLKRESQRILLDFEMQKESALAESNEDPLQTDGSAENFLSQIIDQVADTPTPPKKETRSVGSQLSMPKPQRRSLFTQTKWKTCDKDLI, encoded by the exons ATGGATGGAGTAAATTCTGGCGGCAAAGGACGAAGGATGTGTGTTGCTGGAGGCTGTAGCAGAAGAAAATCCGATGGTGTGAGCTTACATCAGTTTCCATTCGATCGTCCTGCTATTCTTCGACAGTGGACGGCCTTTGTGCACAACTCCCGGAAAAATTGGAACGGTCCTACGAAAGCATCTGTGCTTTGTTCTGCCCATTTCACGGAGGATTCTTACCCAGCCAAGTATCGCCTAATGGAGTCGGTTGGAGTTCCCGTCCAGCGGAAAGAGTTGGAAAGAGACGCTGTTCCAACTATACAGACTAAACGTCCCCATGGAGATGAAACACCTGTATTGGGAAAACGTAGGGCTGAAGACGACATATCCCCTGCAATCCTGACCAGCACACCCAAGAAGCCAAGGAGAGCTTTTCTCAAGAGGGAATCTCAGCGG ATTTTGCTGGACTTCGAGATGCAGAAGGAGAGTGCTCTTGCAGAGTCTAATGAGGATCCTTTGCAGACTGATGGAAGTGCAGAAAACTTTTTGTCTCAGATTATAGACCag GTTGCAGATACCCCAACTCCCCCCAAGAAGGAGACCAGATCTGTCGGGTCTCAACTTTCTATGCCAAAACCCCAGAGAAGATCACTTTTCACTCAGACAAAGTGGAAGACTTGTGATAAAG ATCttatttaa